In Drosophila willistoni isolate 14030-0811.24 chromosome XR unlocalized genomic scaffold, UCI_dwil_1.1 Seg144, whole genome shotgun sequence, one DNA window encodes the following:
- the LOC6639198 gene encoding uncharacterized protein LOC6639198 has product MSTFRVKRSKGGSCCCPESQNADFSQGAVGAQGPDPQDVPRQTCNDPCSPENCKIYGGLDEPYNNNTGTFDPKECLRSRRGNVDKSLGFPIGIMAGSKPVQSGVPNVESIRFAGNLKGFAHSYYTRRDEWSPETIDMLVVEGQVLFSDSENMNPPNHNIYPEIYDENEQKVTRHFKLNDIEFAMELETPFEINGYPNIIRNIRRVLKEFFKKSQYGVFWTPDWYLLIWKEKGIWMVLDLNGRDKETLKSNHESGYPMMLALKSMDNVVWLIKNESNLEKTDPFSLREILVVRMVTPGPEGQSYEREFGMRLSQFDVIASDYAYLKSNLHLTLNPKDALRNRSALPVAVATALATKIDHPATWDEKMYDKVMCYGVNMCKNCWEPCIDINQPMDLDTFPRQIRMGQFVAEVLLTPNVFEGWWKCVPMYKFNDFHLMLEKALNESDYVIFQINNQMYSLWKKGEFIYLMDPYRHHIVGRILEEGEDPKSATVRMFGNIDRLLSVFHQILLESNRSAIFHIHTLKIRNITECPPGTAPALLPPDEDIEVRSLNENIRFDENYDKCLEELGEISDYEEDLASEIEPIEEVSSSEEMVEEEEGGEAGPAEGGDEEDEED; this is encoded by the exons atgtcCACATTTCGTGTAAAACGCTCAAAAGGTGGTTCCTGTTGCTGTCCAGAAAGTCAGAATGCGGATTTCTCGCAAGGAGCTGTTGGAGCTCAAGGACCTGATCCACA GGATGTGCCTCGCCAGACTTGCAATGATCCTTGCTCACCAGAAAATTGCAAGATTTATGGTGGCCTCGATGAACCCTATAACAACAATACGGGCACTTTCGATCCCAAAGAATGTTTGCGTTCACGTCGTGGTAATGTTGATAAGTCACTGGGATTTCCCATTGGCATTATGGCAGGCAGCAAGCCAGTTCAGAGTGGTGTACCCAATGTGGAGAGCATACGTTTCGCTGGGAATTTAAAGGGATTCGCTCATAGTTATTATACAAGACGCGATGAATGGTCACCAGAGACAATTGACATGTTGGTTGTGGAGGGACAAGTACTGTTTAGTGATTCGGAAAATATGAATCCACCCAATCATAATATTTATCCCGAAATCTATGATGAGAATGAACAAAAGGTGACGCGACACTTCAAGCTGAACGATATTGAATTCGCTATGGAATTGGAGACCCCCTTTGAAATAAACGGATATCCAAATATTATACGGAATATTCGTCGCGTGTTAAAggagttttttaaaaaatctcAATATGGTGTATTCTGGACACCCGATTGGTATCTCCTCATTTGGAAAGAGAAGGGCATTTGGATGGTGCTGGATCTAAATGGCCGTGATAAGGAGACATTGAAATCGAATCATGAAAGTGGCTATCCCATGATGTTGGCCCTCAAATCAATGGACAATGTCGTCTGGCTGATTAAGAACGAAAGTAATTTGGAGAAAACTGATCCGTTTTCGTTAAGAGAGATTTTGGTTGTCAGAATGGTTACACCAGGACCCGAGGGTCAGAGTTATGAAAGGGAATTTGGTATGCGTTTAAGTCAATTTGATGTCATTGCCTCGGACTATGCATATTTGAAATCGAATTTACATCTAACCTTAAATCCCAAGGATGCTCTACGCAATCGTAGTGCCTTGCCTGTGGCTGTGGCCACGGCATTGGCCACGAAAATTGATCATCCGGCCACATGGGATGAGAAAATGTACGATAAGGTTATGTGCTACGGTGTCAATATGTGTAAGAACTGTTGGGAGCCATGCATTGATATTAATCAACCCATGGATTTGGATACGTTTCCACGACAAATTCGTATGGGACAATTTGTAGCTGAAGTTCTGCTGACCCCGAATGTCTTTGAGGGATGGTGGAAATGTGTGCCAATGTATAAATTCaatgattttcatttaatgCTGGAGAAGGCGCTGAATGAGAGTGATTATGTCATCTTTCAGATCAATAATCAAATGTATTCACTATGGAAGAAGGGTGAATTTATCTATCTGATGGATCCATATCGTCATCATATTGTCGGACGTATATTGGAGGAGGGTGAAGATCCAAAAAGTGCCACAGTTCGAATGTTTGGCAATATCGATCGTTTGTTGAGCGTCTTTCATCAGATATTGCTAGAATCGAATCGTTCGGCCatttttcatatacatacactgAAGATACGCAATATTACGGAATGCCCACCGGGTACGGCTCCGGCTCTATTGCCACCCGACGAAGACATTGAGGTTCGTTCACTCAACGAGAATATACGCTTCGATGAGAACTATGACAAGTGTCTGGAGGAATTGGGTGAGATAAGTGATTATGAAGAGGATTTGGCTTCCGAAATTGAGCCCATCGAGGAGGTTAGCTCATCCGAAGAGATGGTCGAAGAGGAAGAAGGTGGCGAAGCAGGACCAGCTGAGGGCGGCGATGAAGAAGATGAGGAAGATTAA